In the Victivallis sp. Marseille-Q1083 genome, one interval contains:
- a CDS encoding amylo-alpha-1,6-glucosidase, with protein sequence MNLRQYIAAERRVFHCGDLLRIVLELDAPQAGRAFLRTTLGMVDIRYRELIDQVEHGKAIIGRDWQDLPMRRSGERSFELLVPLLAVGSYEGKAFFQPENSERIYWPAGENLRFKVEPEVTVCANTLYTAFIRQFGPNLADCQVTEEEKQAMALLDRRQYTVIPAAGTFRNLIGRLDMIIGELGSRIVQLLPIHPVPTTFARMGRFGSPFAALDYFSVNPTFADFDRKRTPMEQFEELVDAVHLRGGLLFLDIPVNHTGWASRLQLEHPDWFVRRDDGTLESPGAWGVVWEDLCKLDYRRREVWRFMAEVFLFWCRRGVNGFRCDAGYMLPAESWDYIVAKVRREFPATVFLLEGLGGPRDKQEQLLGRSDLNWAYSELFQNYSREQIEYYQPYIARCSAEYGLLVNYAETHDNNRLAVSGPVYASMRCALCALLSEGGGFGITNGVEWFATEKVDVHGDASLNWGNPANQVKGLRRLQTLLAEHAAFAAGNPARLVTRSRTAALAALRGDGDDKVLILINLDCEKSTPVAWPVREFEAPEETALDLLSGGPVHWQRRQEEAELSLMPGQALCLTRSPERLRRLELALTQRRGEPARVRRQRLKAAALRLHCHFHGYDDFTDPALPEQLAEEFFRDHRALLRRLSGLELPPVTEYRVGRDERRNVMVPPGDLVKFTSAIPFQAEIYRGETLLTGGACLPTASGEQVLYLALPELLSDVPAQCEVRLATFVNKGVEHHAGPLLLLPPPERVSIRMRYTEREIGREPFYALASNQVGGMSQAPAEWGALYSKYDALLAGNCNPDYPADRHVMFTRCRAWLVLNDYSQELDRNCLNSFTAGSDNKARWDFSVPVGQGQTVRLRIVLQMALDGDAMELAFIRLTGGMPDDEQLADEIPVKLILRPQLEDRINHQVTKAFAGAESRYPASVSVRPDGFEFSPDPARKLRLILTGNGSFRPEAEWQYMVNLPLEEYYGLEHHTDLFSPGYFSVKLSGGEPCSLRAEIGTQAFPAEYRWPEHKILPSTLSPEATAQQALRRFVVKRDQFATVIAGYPWFLDWGRDTLICLRGLIAAGFQKESAAIIKQFAKFEKGGTIPNMIRGNDDSNRNTSDAPLWLFTALEDYLNAWDPDGAILGEDCGAGRSLLEILVSIVDNYRRGTANGIKMDPESALIFSPAHFTWMDTNHPAGSPRQGYPIEIQALWHAALRLIGRYRPEYRPLMVQVRENFQSLFFRADLGRFADCRHADAFLPAAHAVADDAVRPNQLFALTLGLVKDRDSRLAILRSAEELLLPGGIRSLSDRPVSYPLPVYRYGTLLNDPVHPYCGYYRGSEDTSRKVAYHNGTGWTWPFPSYAEGLLLVGGEPVRERARALLLSSKLLFESGTPGQVPEVLDGDWPHRRGGCTAQAWGVTEFFRVLKLLDGVTFSAEKVAAAVKSD encoded by the coding sequence ATGAACCTCAGACAGTACATTGCGGCGGAGCGCCGGGTATTTCATTGCGGCGACCTGTTGCGCATTGTTCTGGAGCTGGACGCTCCGCAGGCCGGCCGGGCTTTTCTTCGGACGACGCTCGGCATGGTCGACATCCGCTATCGGGAGCTGATCGATCAGGTCGAGCACGGCAAAGCGATCATCGGGCGGGACTGGCAGGATCTGCCGATGCGGCGCAGCGGCGAACGGAGTTTCGAATTGCTGGTGCCGCTGCTGGCGGTCGGCAGTTACGAGGGCAAAGCCTTTTTCCAGCCGGAAAATTCGGAGCGCATTTATTGGCCGGCCGGCGAGAACCTCCGTTTCAAGGTCGAACCGGAAGTGACGGTTTGCGCCAATACGCTGTATACCGCTTTCATCCGGCAATTCGGGCCGAATCTGGCCGACTGCCAGGTGACGGAAGAGGAAAAGCAGGCGATGGCGTTGCTGGACCGCCGGCAGTATACCGTCATTCCGGCGGCCGGCACTTTCCGCAACCTGATCGGCCGGCTGGACATGATTATCGGCGAACTCGGTTCGCGGATTGTGCAGTTGCTGCCGATCCATCCGGTGCCGACGACTTTTGCCCGGATGGGGCGTTTCGGCAGTCCGTTCGCCGCGCTGGATTATTTTTCGGTCAATCCGACCTTTGCCGATTTCGACCGCAAGCGGACGCCGATGGAACAGTTTGAAGAGCTGGTGGATGCGGTGCATCTGCGCGGCGGGCTGCTGTTTCTGGATATCCCGGTCAACCATACCGGCTGGGCGTCGCGGCTGCAGCTGGAACACCCGGACTGGTTCGTGCGGCGCGACGACGGAACGCTGGAGAGCCCGGGCGCCTGGGGCGTGGTCTGGGAGGATTTGTGTAAACTGGATTACCGCAGGCGCGAAGTCTGGCGATTCATGGCCGAAGTGTTTCTATTCTGGTGCCGCCGCGGCGTCAACGGCTTCCGCTGCGATGCCGGTTATATGCTGCCGGCCGAAAGCTGGGATTATATCGTCGCCAAAGTGCGCCGGGAATTTCCGGCGACGGTGTTCCTGCTCGAAGGGCTGGGCGGGCCGCGCGACAAACAGGAGCAACTGCTCGGCCGGAGCGATTTGAATTGGGCTTATTCGGAGTTGTTCCAGAATTATTCCCGGGAGCAGATCGAATATTATCAGCCCTATATCGCCCGCTGTTCCGCCGAATACGGCTTGCTGGTCAATTATGCCGAGACCCACGACAACAACCGGTTGGCCGTTTCCGGCCCGGTCTATGCGTCGATGCGCTGCGCGTTGTGCGCGCTGCTGTCGGAGGGGGGCGGTTTCGGCATTACCAATGGCGTCGAGTGGTTCGCCACCGAAAAGGTCGATGTGCACGGCGACGCGTCGCTGAATTGGGGGAATCCGGCTAATCAGGTCAAAGGCCTGCGCCGACTGCAGACGCTGCTGGCGGAGCACGCCGCTTTTGCCGCCGGCAATCCGGCTCGTTTGGTCACCCGGAGCCGAACGGCGGCGCTGGCGGCATTGCGCGGCGACGGCGATGATAAAGTGTTGATTTTAATCAATCTGGATTGTGAAAAGAGTACGCCGGTCGCCTGGCCGGTCCGGGAATTCGAAGCGCCGGAGGAAACGGCGCTCGATTTGCTGAGCGGCGGGCCGGTGCACTGGCAGCGCCGGCAGGAGGAGGCGGAATTGTCGCTGATGCCGGGACAGGCGCTTTGCCTGACCCGTTCGCCGGAACGGTTGCGCCGGCTGGAACTGGCGCTGACGCAGCGGCGCGGCGAGCCGGCGCGGGTGCGGCGCCAGCGTTTGAAGGCGGCGGCGCTGCGCCTGCACTGCCATTTTCATGGATATGACGATTTTACCGATCCGGCGCTGCCGGAGCAACTGGCGGAAGAGTTTTTCCGGGACCACCGGGCGCTGCTGCGCCGGTTGAGCGGCCTGGAGCTGCCGCCGGTGACCGAATACCGGGTGGGGCGCGATGAGAGACGCAATGTGATGGTGCCGCCCGGCGACCTGGTGAAATTCACGTCCGCCATTCCGTTCCAGGCGGAGATTTACCGGGGCGAGACGTTGTTGACCGGCGGCGCCTGCCTGCCGACGGCGTCCGGCGAACAGGTGCTCTATCTGGCTTTGCCGGAATTGCTTTCCGACGTTCCGGCCCAGTGCGAAGTCCGCTTGGCCACTTTCGTCAACAAAGGGGTCGAACATCATGCCGGGCCGTTGCTGCTGCTGCCGCCGCCGGAACGGGTCAGCATCCGGATGCGGTATACCGAACGGGAAATCGGCCGGGAACCTTTTTACGCGCTGGCTTCGAATCAGGTCGGCGGCATGAGCCAGGCGCCGGCCGAGTGGGGGGCGCTTTACAGCAAATATGACGCGTTGCTGGCCGGCAACTGCAACCCGGATTATCCGGCCGACCGGCATGTGATGTTCACCCGCTGCCGGGCCTGGCTGGTGCTGAACGATTACTCGCAGGAGCTGGACCGCAATTGCCTGAATAGTTTCACTGCCGGCAGCGACAACAAAGCTCGCTGGGATTTCAGCGTGCCGGTCGGGCAGGGGCAGACGGTCAGATTGCGCATTGTGCTGCAGATGGCGCTTGACGGCGACGCGATGGAATTGGCGTTTATCCGGCTGACCGGCGGCATGCCGGACGATGAACAACTGGCGGATGAAATTCCGGTGAAACTGATTTTACGGCCGCAGTTGGAGGACCGCATCAATCACCAGGTGACCAAGGCGTTTGCCGGGGCGGAGAGCCGTTATCCGGCTTCCGTGTCGGTGCGGCCGGATGGTTTCGAATTTTCACCGGACCCGGCGCGAAAACTGCGGTTGATTCTGACCGGCAACGGATCGTTCCGGCCGGAGGCGGAGTGGCAGTATATGGTCAACCTGCCGCTGGAGGAATATTACGGGCTGGAGCACCATACCGACTTGTTCAGCCCGGGCTATTTCTCCGTCAAGCTGTCCGGCGGCGAACCGTGCTCCCTGCGCGCCGAGATCGGCACGCAGGCCTTTCCGGCGGAATACCGCTGGCCGGAACACAAAATCCTGCCGAGTACCCTGTCGCCGGAGGCGACGGCGCAGCAGGCGTTGCGGCGTTTCGTCGTCAAACGCGATCAGTTTGCGACGGTGATCGCCGGTTATCCGTGGTTCCTGGACTGGGGCAGGGATACGCTGATCTGTCTGCGCGGTTTGATCGCTGCCGGATTTCAAAAGGAATCGGCGGCGATCATCAAGCAGTTCGCCAAATTCGAAAAAGGCGGCACCATCCCGAATATGATCCGGGGCAACGACGACTCCAACCGCAACACCAGCGACGCGCCGTTATGGCTTTTTACGGCCCTGGAGGATTATTTGAATGCCTGGGACCCGGACGGCGCCATCCTCGGAGAAGATTGCGGCGCCGGCCGGTCGTTGCTGGAAATTCTGGTGTCGATCGTCGATAATTATCGGCGCGGCACCGCCAACGGCATCAAAATGGACCCGGAGAGCGCCCTGATTTTCAGTCCGGCCCATTTTACCTGGATGGATACCAACCATCCGGCCGGTTCGCCGCGCCAGGGCTATCCGATCGAAATTCAGGCGCTGTGGCATGCCGCTCTGCGCTTGATCGGCCGCTACCGGCCGGAATACCGGCCGCTGATGGTTCAGGTGCGGGAGAATTTCCAGTCGCTGTTTTTCCGGGCGGATCTCGGCCGCTTTGCCGACTGCCGGCATGCCGACGCTTTTCTGCCGGCGGCGCACGCGGTGGCGGACGATGCGGTGCGTCCCAACCAGCTCTTCGCCTTGACGTTGGGCCTGGTGAAAGACCGTGACAGCCGGTTGGCGATTCTGCGCAGCGCCGAAGAGCTGCTGCTGCCGGGCGGCATCCGCAGCCTGTCCGACCGGCCGGTGAGTTATCCGCTGCCGGTTTACCGTTACGGCACGCTGCTCAATGACCCGGTGCATCCCTACTGCGGTTATTACCGCGGTTCGGAAGATACTTCGCGCAAGGTCGCCTACCACAACGGAACCGGCTGGACGTGGCCGTTCCCGTCATATGCCGAAGGGCTGCTGCTGGTCGGCGGGGAGCCGGTCCGGGAGCGGGCGCGGGCGCTGCTGCTTTCGAGCAAGCTGCTGTTCGAAAGCGGTACGCCGGGTCAGGTGCCGGAAGTGCTCGACGGCGATTGGCCGCACCGGCGGGGCGGTTGTACGGCGCAGGCCTGGGGGGTGACGGAATTTTTCCGGGTTTTGAAATTGCTCGACGGGGTTACGTTTTCGGCTGAAAAGGTGGCCGCCGCCGTGAAAAGCGACTGA
- a CDS encoding glycogen-binding domain-containing protein, with the protein MVKMTKKNTCADGAEPKKRRVNFVIDAGPGKVVSVAGSFNDWDPEAKILADRNNDGVYRGALMLKPGQYEYKFVIDGVWCVDAQNPNFSPNDLGTLNSLLIVE; encoded by the coding sequence ATGGTTAAAATGACTAAGAAAAATACTTGTGCGGACGGGGCGGAGCCGAAAAAGCGTCGGGTGAATTTTGTCATCGATGCCGGCCCGGGAAAAGTGGTCAGTGTGGCCGGATCGTTCAATGACTGGGATCCGGAAGCGAAAATACTGGCGGACAGGAACAATGACGGCGTCTATCGCGGCGCCTTGATGTTGAAGCCGGGCCAGTATGAATACAAATTCGTCATTGACGGGGTCTGGTGCGTCGATGCCCAGAATCCGAATTTCTCGCCGAATGATCTGGGTACTTTGAACAGTCTCCTGATCGTCGAATAA
- the glgP gene encoding alpha-glucan family phosphorylase yields the protein MSNIQLFNVAPRMPDELRFLEELSFNMWWCWHPLAIELFIRINPALWEAVGGNARQFLGEVPQSRLDELCKDENFLRQLGIVEAEFNRQLAGSREMTDRRIAYFSMEFGIHESLRLYSGGLGILAGDHLKAASDLNLPLIGVGLLYRQGYFRQYLDRNGWQIERYPENELHNMPITRARDKEGNEVVISVRLLDRDLFAAVWVLQVGNVPLVLLDAEIPQNPPEFRELTWRLYGGDKRMRLQQELLLGIGGFNALVAMGYEPAICHMNEGHAAFLSLARIKHMVEHYNLDPDTALEVVWRSNIFTTHTPVPAGNEVFDLGLARPYLEPLCGEARIDVQRMINWGIPINDRNRSNEMSMTVLGLRLANYSNGVSRLHGEVARNMWKHLWPGRAIDEIPIKHITNGVHIQSWVSQRKWLLYDRYLRPDWRSNADEKQMKEAIYAIPDEELWMAHELCRQSLIRKLRHLLQNSLRCLPTAGCPMVHAKNVLDPDVLTIGFARRFATYKRGTLLLRDPERLVALLTDQSRPVQFIFAGKAHPADEEGKRLIQQLIQFARQHNVSNRLLFIEDYDIGLARRLVQGVDVWLNTPRRPQEASGTSGMKAAVNGVINCSILDGWWDEAYRPDCGWAIVGNENYEDPEDTDNYESQVLFDLLENEIIPCFYDRPQGDLPIRWLRLMKGSIAMALGKFSSRRMVTQYDEMFYRPAIEAFDHLMADDAQEAHKLVEQKARLIANFEKLWVAEPTIVRSPGIAHVGDVFKISTEAYLAEMKPEELAVQVYYGQVNAHNEIIKSACAAMKPAEDLGEGRYRYEYELRCPSSGRFAMTARITPVSSYWVNSVPGFMCWAK from the coding sequence ATGAGTAATATTCAATTATTCAATGTTGCGCCGCGGATGCCGGATGAGTTGCGTTTTCTCGAAGAGTTGTCGTTCAATATGTGGTGGTGCTGGCATCCGTTGGCGATTGAGCTGTTCATCCGGATCAATCCGGCTTTGTGGGAAGCCGTCGGCGGCAATGCCCGGCAATTTCTGGGCGAAGTTCCGCAGAGCCGGCTGGACGAGCTGTGCAAAGATGAAAATTTCCTGCGGCAGCTCGGCATTGTCGAGGCGGAATTCAACCGTCAGTTGGCCGGCAGCCGGGAAATGACCGATCGGCGGATCGCTTATTTTTCGATGGAATTCGGCATTCATGAGAGTCTGCGGCTCTATTCCGGCGGACTCGGTATCCTGGCCGGCGACCATTTGAAGGCCGCCTCCGATCTGAACCTGCCGCTGATCGGCGTCGGGCTGTTGTACCGCCAGGGGTATTTCCGGCAGTATCTGGACCGCAACGGCTGGCAGATCGAGCGTTATCCGGAAAATGAATTGCACAATATGCCGATCACCCGCGCTCGCGACAAGGAGGGCAACGAGGTTGTCATCTCCGTCCGCCTGCTGGATCGCGATCTGTTTGCGGCGGTCTGGGTGTTGCAGGTCGGCAATGTGCCGCTGGTGCTGCTGGACGCCGAAATTCCGCAGAATCCGCCGGAATTCCGCGAATTGACCTGGCGGCTTTACGGCGGCGACAAACGGATGCGGCTGCAGCAGGAATTGCTGCTCGGCATCGGCGGGTTCAACGCGCTGGTGGCGATGGGATATGAGCCGGCGATCTGTCATATGAATGAAGGCCACGCCGCCTTTTTGTCGCTGGCCCGGATCAAACATATGGTCGAACATTACAATCTGGATCCGGATACGGCGCTGGAAGTGGTCTGGCGCTCCAATATCTTTACGACCCATACGCCGGTGCCGGCCGGCAATGAGGTGTTCGACCTCGGGCTGGCGCGGCCTTATCTGGAGCCGCTGTGCGGCGAGGCGCGCATCGATGTGCAGCGGATGATCAATTGGGGGATTCCGATCAACGACCGCAACCGCAGCAACGAGATGTCGATGACGGTGCTCGGCTTGCGGCTGGCCAATTACAGCAACGGCGTCAGCCGGCTGCACGGCGAGGTGGCGCGCAATATGTGGAAACATCTGTGGCCGGGCCGGGCGATCGACGAAATTCCGATCAAACACATCACCAACGGCGTTCACATCCAGTCGTGGGTGTCGCAGCGCAAATGGCTGCTTTACGACCGTTATCTGCGTCCGGATTGGCGTTCCAATGCCGACGAGAAGCAGATGAAGGAGGCCATTTATGCGATTCCGGACGAAGAACTCTGGATGGCGCACGAATTATGCCGCCAGTCGCTGATCCGCAAACTGCGCCATCTGCTGCAGAATTCATTGCGCTGCCTGCCGACGGCCGGCTGCCCGATGGTGCATGCCAAGAATGTGCTGGACCCGGATGTGCTGACGATCGGTTTCGCCCGGCGTTTTGCGACTTACAAGCGCGGCACCCTGCTGCTGCGCGATCCGGAGCGGCTGGTCGCGCTGCTGACCGACCAGAGCCGGCCGGTGCAGTTCATCTTTGCCGGCAAGGCGCATCCGGCCGACGAGGAAGGCAAGCGGCTGATCCAGCAGTTGATCCAGTTCGCCCGGCAGCACAACGTTTCCAACCGGCTGCTGTTCATCGAAGATTACGACATCGGCCTGGCGCGCCGGCTGGTGCAGGGCGTCGACGTCTGGCTGAATACGCCGCGCCGTCCGCAGGAGGCTAGCGGGACTTCCGGCATGAAGGCGGCGGTCAACGGCGTGATCAACTGCAGCATTCTCGACGGCTGGTGGGATGAAGCCTACCGGCCGGATTGCGGCTGGGCGATCGTCGGCAACGAGAATTACGAAGATCCGGAAGACACCGACAACTACGAATCGCAGGTGTTGTTCGACCTGCTGGAAAATGAGATCATTCCGTGCTTCTACGACCGGCCGCAGGGCGATTTGCCGATCCGCTGGCTGCGGCTGATGAAAGGATCGATCGCGATGGCGCTGGGCAAGTTCTCCAGCCGCCGGATGGTGACGCAGTACGACGAGATGTTCTACCGGCCGGCGATCGAGGCGTTCGATCATCTGATGGCGGACGATGCGCAGGAAGCGCACAAGCTGGTGGAGCAGAAGGCGCGTTTGATTGCCAACTTCGAGAAGCTGTGGGTGGCCGAACCGACGATTGTCCGCAGTCCCGGTATCGCTCACGTCGGCGATGTCTTCAAGATCTCCACCGAGGCGTATCTGGCCGAGATGAAGCCGGAAGAGCTGGCCGTGCAGGTTTATTACGGGCAGGTCAACGCGCACAACGAGATCATCAAGAGCGCCTGTGCGGCGATGAAACCGGCCGAAGATCTCGGCGAAGGCCGCTATCGTTACGAATACGAATTGCGTTGTCCGTCGTCGGGCCGTTTCGCAATGACGGCCAGAATTACGCCGGTCAGCAGTTATTGGGTCAACAGTGTGCCGGGATTTATGTGCTGGGCCAAGTGA
- a CDS encoding glycogen synthase, giving the protein MKAKKKNPRILIVTPEITYLPEGMGNMSNKLQAKAGGLADVSASLVSALFRQGADIHVALPHYRRMFHVDVGRLISSELRVYTGNLSNNRIHLAEDRIFYYRDSVYSNYDTDSVLTALAFEREVINNIIPLVQPDLIHCNDWMTGLVPAFARRLGIPCLFTVHNIHTKLVSMAAIEDRGIDAAEFWKYLFFERQPYNYEESRSNNRVDQLASGIFAAHYINTVSPTFLQEVVDNRHSFIPADIQREIANKAAAGCAVGILNAPDESYQPESDGDLEVKYGPADHYEAKRSNKTAFQLKTGLRVDPDAPLFFWPSRLDPIQKGCQLLTDILYKLTHDFPNLQIAIVANGSFQKYFRQIVALHSLYDQVSVCDFDEGLSHLGFAASDFMLMPSLFEPCGLPQMASQLYGSLPVVHDTGGLHDTVEMIDVAANRGNGFVFKDYDAPALYWAVGEAMKFAALPKAVKEPQIARVMEEAKGRFNHDVTASKYIEIYEKMLQRPLVG; this is encoded by the coding sequence ATGAAAGCAAAAAAGAAAAATCCGAGAATTTTGATCGTCACTCCGGAAATCACCTATTTGCCGGAGGGCATGGGCAATATGTCCAACAAGCTGCAGGCCAAGGCCGGCGGCCTGGCGGACGTGTCGGCGTCGCTGGTGTCGGCACTGTTCCGGCAGGGCGCCGACATTCATGTGGCGCTGCCGCATTACCGGCGGATGTTCCATGTCGATGTCGGGCGGCTGATCAGCAGCGAGTTGCGGGTTTACACCGGCAATTTGTCCAACAACCGGATTCATCTGGCAGAAGATCGGATTTTTTATTATCGCGATTCGGTCTACAGCAATTACGATACGGACAGCGTCCTGACGGCATTGGCTTTTGAGCGGGAGGTGATCAACAACATCATTCCGTTGGTGCAGCCCGATCTCATCCATTGCAACGATTGGATGACCGGACTGGTGCCGGCCTTCGCCCGCCGGCTGGGCATTCCCTGCCTCTTTACGGTGCACAACATCCATACGAAGCTGGTGTCGATGGCGGCGATTGAGGATCGCGGTATTGACGCGGCCGAATTCTGGAAGTATCTGTTTTTCGAGCGGCAGCCGTACAATTACGAGGAATCCCGTTCGAACAACCGGGTGGACCAGTTGGCCAGCGGTATTTTCGCGGCGCATTACATCAACACGGTCAGCCCGACCTTCCTGCAGGAAGTCGTCGACAACCGCCATTCGTTCATTCCGGCCGATATCCAGCGGGAGATCGCCAACAAAGCGGCGGCCGGCTGCGCCGTCGGCATTCTCAATGCGCCGGACGAGTCGTATCAGCCGGAGAGCGACGGCGATCTGGAGGTCAAGTACGGCCCGGCCGATCACTACGAAGCCAAGCGGAGCAACAAGACGGCGTTTCAGTTGAAGACCGGTTTGCGGGTCGATCCGGATGCTCCGTTGTTTTTCTGGCCGTCCCGGCTGGACCCGATTCAAAAAGGATGCCAGTTGTTGACCGATATCCTTTACAAATTGACGCATGATTTTCCGAACCTTCAGATCGCCATTGTCGCGAACGGCAGTTTCCAGAAATATTTCCGCCAGATCGTCGCGCTTCATTCGTTGTACGATCAGGTGTCGGTCTGTGACTTCGACGAGGGATTGTCGCACCTGGGATTCGCGGCGAGCGATTTCATGCTGATGCCGTCGCTGTTTGAGCCGTGCGGTTTGCCGCAGATGGCCAGCCAGTTGTACGGTTCCCTGCCGGTGGTCCACGATACCGGCGGGCTGCACGATACGGTGGAGATGATCGATGTGGCGGCGAATCGCGGCAACGGATTCGTGTTCAAGGACTACGATGCCCCGGCGCTTTACTGGGCGGTCGGCGAGGCGATGAAATTCGCCGCGCTGCCGAAGGCGGTGAAAGAGCCGCAGATCGCCCGGGTGATGGAAGAGGCCAAAGGGCGCTTCAATCACGATGTGACGGCCAGCAAATATATTGAAATTTACGAGAAGATGCTGCAGCGGCCGCTGGTCGGCTGA